A genomic segment from Tuwongella immobilis encodes:
- a CDS encoding FG-GAP-like repeat-containing protein produces the protein MRTTRSHRSKPARATTRKPLELSVLEARETPAVFVIQTLQDSFVEGSNSLRDVINRSNATPEADTIVFSSSITEGTIFLNSSALPTITGEVSISAPVGNRIAIQRISGLEEYCIFNVAKTAKATLENFVIRGGIQDNGGGITNLGELTLNRMIVENNKANISAAGILNGTDATLTLNDTIVRQNTTDSESAGGIANFGTMTLNRSQILENVGGGIQNAISGTLTILDSKIGKNTDGAGLQNDGKAELTSVWVYDNFTDTGAGIRTSGTITIQRSTLSGNIADSDVGGLWVSGGTAMIINTTIARNQAFFDAGGVAVTGTPNVTFLNSTIAFNSVFLGDSHGIFIQDGTEINGNVEMHNSILANNGPDFGLFTNGYAGPILDPFQQANPTDIEGKFSKITNSVLSNPRFTSDFTQPGSAVIDPVVQVVNGVDGNITTEINFFLETRLELLRDNGGLVPTILLKRGSPAIDSGNNDLLTIPPFDNIVTDSSSRNRVINLTVDMGASEYQPFATETKIVSLNNPSALGNLVTFEISVIGTVPNSNPTTGIVSVYLENGTLLGTSKLNGTVTQFATSTLPQGTTGIFAIYESYTNADYTWDSSKSATIFQTITAAVPPVTPPVTPPVTPPVTPPVTPPVTPPVTPPVTPPVTPPVTPPVTPPAPPRIAFAAGTGAGGGPIVNGFTADGNTATSFLAYEFSFSGGVYVATGDVNGDGFQDIITAPGAGRRPEVRIFDGVSGAQIASYLAFEPTFQGGVFVATGDINGDGLADVIVSPDVGGGPRVRIFSAATDVTIADFFAIEDPNFRGGVRIASGDINGDGRDDLAVGAGFGGGPRVALFDGTTLSSGPRKLVSDFFVFEPSLTNGVYLTLGDLDGDSKADLIAGGGPNGGPRVYALSGASLTAATGPTLNVLANFFAGDPETRSGVRLVAKDLDGDPLTDLIVGNGENLLPLVTIYSGADIPRSGTPNVEEQFLAFDPNFLGGVFVG, from the coding sequence ATGCGAACTACTCGTTCTCATCGATCGAAACCCGCTCGTGCTACCACGCGAAAGCCTTTGGAGTTGTCCGTCCTGGAGGCGCGAGAAACTCCCGCAGTCTTTGTCATTCAAACGCTGCAAGATAGCTTTGTCGAAGGCTCGAACAGCCTTCGCGATGTCATCAATCGTTCGAACGCGACTCCCGAAGCCGACACGATTGTCTTTTCGTCGTCGATCACCGAAGGGACAATTTTCCTCAATAGCTCGGCGCTGCCCACCATCACGGGCGAAGTCTCGATTTCGGCACCAGTCGGCAATCGCATCGCGATCCAACGAATTTCCGGTCTGGAAGAATATTGTATCTTCAATGTGGCGAAAACCGCCAAAGCGACACTTGAAAATTTCGTGATTCGCGGTGGCATTCAGGATAACGGCGGTGGGATCACGAATCTCGGCGAATTAACGCTGAATCGGATGATCGTTGAGAATAACAAAGCGAATATTTCTGCAGCAGGGATTCTCAACGGGACTGATGCGACCCTAACGCTGAATGATACGATCGTTCGGCAAAATACCACGGATTCTGAATCCGCAGGTGGGATCGCCAATTTTGGGACGATGACGCTCAATCGCAGTCAAATCCTCGAGAATGTTGGTGGCGGGATTCAGAATGCCATCAGTGGAACGCTGACAATCCTCGATTCCAAGATTGGGAAAAATACCGATGGTGCTGGATTGCAGAATGATGGCAAAGCGGAACTGACCTCCGTTTGGGTTTATGATAACTTTACGGATACCGGTGCTGGGATTCGAACATCCGGTACCATCACCATCCAACGCAGTACTCTCTCTGGGAACATTGCGGATTCCGACGTTGGTGGACTTTGGGTGAGTGGCGGCACTGCCATGATCATCAACACTACAATCGCTCGGAATCAAGCCTTTTTTGATGCGGGTGGCGTGGCGGTTACCGGAACTCCGAATGTCACATTCTTGAACTCAACGATTGCGTTTAATTCCGTTTTTCTTGGAGATTCGCACGGCATCTTTATCCAAGATGGCACGGAAATAAACGGGAATGTCGAGATGCATAACAGCATTCTCGCGAATAATGGCCCGGATTTTGGTCTGTTCACCAACGGTTATGCTGGCCCGATTCTCGATCCGTTCCAACAGGCGAATCCAACGGATATCGAGGGGAAATTCTCGAAGATCACAAACTCGGTGCTGTCGAATCCACGATTCACTTCCGATTTCACGCAACCCGGCTCAGCTGTGATTGATCCGGTGGTGCAAGTGGTGAACGGAGTAGATGGGAATATCACAACCGAGATTAATTTCTTCCTAGAGACGCGATTGGAACTCCTCCGCGATAACGGGGGATTGGTTCCGACGATTCTTCTCAAGCGTGGGTCGCCCGCAATTGATTCGGGAAATAACGATCTCCTCACGATTCCGCCATTTGACAATATCGTGACGGATAGCAGTTCCCGAAATCGCGTGATTAACCTCACCGTGGATATGGGAGCGTCGGAATATCAACCATTTGCCACTGAAACGAAGATTGTTTCGCTGAACAATCCCTCCGCACTCGGCAATTTGGTGACGTTTGAGATTTCGGTCATCGGTACTGTCCCGAATTCGAATCCGACGACTGGGATTGTGTCGGTTTATCTGGAAAATGGCACGCTGTTGGGAACCTCCAAACTCAACGGAACAGTGACGCAATTTGCTACTTCGACCTTGCCGCAGGGCACGACCGGGATCTTTGCGATTTACGAAAGCTACACCAACGCCGATTACACCTGGGATAGCAGTAAATCGGCCACGATTTTCCAGACGATCACCGCCGCAGTCCCCCCGGTGACGCCTCCCGTGACTCCGCCGGTGACGCCTCCCGTGACTCCGCCGGTGACACCACCTGTCACCCCGCCAGTGACGCCTCCGGTGACACCGCCAGTGACTCCGCCGGTGACGCCTCCCGTGACTCCGCCAGCTCCGCCGCGCATCGCTTTCGCAGCGGGTACCGGGGCGGGCGGCGGACCGATTGTCAATGGCTTCACGGCAGACGGCAATACAGCGACTAGTTTTCTAGCGTATGAGTTTTCATTCTCCGGTGGTGTCTATGTCGCGACGGGAGACGTCAACGGAGACGGTTTCCAGGATATCATCACGGCTCCTGGAGCGGGTCGGCGGCCCGAAGTTCGGATCTTTGATGGAGTGAGCGGCGCACAAATTGCCAGCTATCTAGCGTTTGAACCGACATTCCAAGGTGGGGTCTTTGTCGCCACTGGAGACATCAACGGAGACGGTCTGGCCGATGTGATTGTGTCGCCGGATGTCGGTGGTGGGCCACGGGTTCGGATCTTCAGTGCAGCGACCGATGTCACGATTGCGGACTTCTTTGCGATCGAAGATCCGAATTTCCGAGGTGGTGTCCGAATTGCGTCGGGAGACATCAACGGAGATGGACGCGACGATCTGGCCGTTGGTGCCGGTTTCGGTGGTGGACCTCGCGTGGCGCTGTTCGACGGAACCACGCTCAGTTCCGGTCCGCGAAAACTTGTCTCCGATTTCTTCGTCTTTGAGCCATCGTTGACCAATGGTGTCTATCTCACCTTGGGTGATTTGGACGGCGATTCCAAAGCCGATCTCATTGCGGGGGGGGGGCCCAACGGTGGGCCGCGTGTCTACGCTCTCAGTGGCGCGAGTTTAACGGCAGCGACCGGGCCAACGCTTAATGTCTTGGCGAATTTCTTTGCTGGCGACCCGGAAACTCGCAGTGGCGTCCGGTTGGTTGCCAAGGATTTGGATGGTGACCCGCTTACGGATCTCATCGTTGGAAATGGCGAAAATCTGTTGCCGTTGGTGACGATTTACTCGGGTGCCGACATTCCGCGATCCGGCACGCCGAACGTCGAAGAGCAATTCTTGGCCTTTGACCCGAATTTCCTCGGCGGGGTATTTGTCGGATAA
- the dpsA gene encoding DNA starvation/stationary phase protection protein DpsA, with protein sequence MGLLRSKSTIEPNPIHLSSEVVQQLIPELDRHVASLFILFHQYQKHHWLVEGPQFMDIHKFLGEHYEQVHEQVDQVAERMTALGGIPTSNPVEQAKIAYLEHEGEGTYPIRDMLTLDRQHEGTIAVQLRKTIKLAMDLGDYGTETVLKSILVDVEDRAHHLDHFLGEDSLEDGRK encoded by the coding sequence ATGGGATTGCTACGTTCAAAATCGACGATCGAACCCAACCCGATCCACTTATCGAGCGAAGTGGTCCAACAGTTGATCCCGGAATTGGATCGACATGTCGCCTCGCTGTTCATTCTATTCCACCAATACCAAAAACATCATTGGTTGGTGGAAGGCCCGCAATTCATGGATATCCACAAATTCCTGGGCGAACATTACGAACAGGTCCATGAACAAGTCGATCAGGTTGCCGAGCGAATGACCGCTTTGGGAGGCATTCCGACGAGCAATCCGGTGGAACAAGCGAAAATCGCGTATCTGGAACACGAAGGGGAAGGGACATACCCGATTCGGGATATGCTCACGCTGGATCGACAACACGAAGGCACAATCGCTGTGCAACTTCGCAAGACGATCAAGCTCGCTATGGATCTCGGCGATTATGGCACCGAGACCGTCCTCAAGTCGATCCTCGTCGATGTCGAAGACCGCGCCCATCATTTGGATCACTTCTTGGGCGAAGACTCGCTCGAAGACGGCCGAAAATAA
- a CDS encoding HD domain-containing protein, which produces MARSKSHPIRAKLSELQPGQYADCYALLADRTKSMTREGKPFFTCRFRDLNRIVTAMIWEDSDFYSDCEKAWKTGRCYKLRVQFQQHERYGPQIEIEAIREITDQDREEGFQESDIVERSLFNPQELFDELLTINLKENRNLGYQSLVSLVMETYRSRLLLLPGSQRHYYPFIGGWLEHTRNVTRTVIQLADYYLTQYPTRAVHFNRDLAITGAMLHDVGRIGELDTNPLPEQTISGKMVGHIILGRDLVRDLVPKVEGLTPSDWRLLEHLLLSYLSLPEWGSPRLPLIPEVLMIHHADDLDAKLEMYHRCLSRDSSEGTFTERDPILGRALLRVRELDG; this is translated from the coding sequence ATGGCCCGCTCGAAATCCCATCCCATCCGGGCGAAATTATCCGAGCTTCAGCCCGGTCAATATGCCGATTGTTATGCCCTGTTAGCCGATCGAACCAAGAGCATGACTCGGGAAGGGAAGCCGTTTTTCACCTGCCGTTTTCGGGATCTCAACCGCATCGTAACCGCGATGATTTGGGAAGATTCCGATTTCTATTCGGATTGCGAAAAAGCCTGGAAAACAGGTCGTTGCTACAAATTGCGCGTGCAGTTCCAGCAGCATGAACGCTATGGTCCACAGATTGAAATTGAAGCGATTCGTGAGATTACCGATCAAGATCGAGAAGAAGGATTTCAAGAATCGGATATCGTCGAGCGGAGTCTGTTTAATCCGCAAGAATTATTCGATGAGCTTCTCACAATCAATCTGAAGGAAAATCGGAATCTGGGTTATCAATCGTTAGTCTCACTCGTCATGGAGACTTATCGATCGCGGCTCTTATTGCTTCCCGGAAGTCAACGACATTATTATCCATTCATTGGCGGTTGGTTGGAACACACCCGAAATGTGACCCGGACTGTGATTCAATTAGCGGACTATTATCTCACACAATATCCCACCCGCGCGGTTCACTTTAATCGAGATTTGGCGATTACTGGGGCAATGCTTCATGATGTTGGTCGAATTGGGGAGTTGGACACCAATCCGCTCCCTGAACAGACGATTTCTGGCAAAATGGTCGGCCACATCATCCTCGGACGCGACCTCGTGCGAGACCTGGTTCCAAAGGTCGAAGGGTTGACTCCGTCAGATTGGCGACTATTGGAGCATCTCTTGCTTTCGTATCTGAGTTTGCCCGAATGGGGATCGCCGCGTTTGCCATTGATCCCCGAGGTGCTTATGATTCATCATGCGGATGATTTGGATGCGAAGCTAGAAATGTACCATCGTTGTTTATCCCGCGATTCGAGTGAAGGCACCTTCACCGAACGCGACCCAATTCTGGGGCGGGCCTTGCTTCGGGTTCGGGAACTCGATGGTTAA
- a CDS encoding gamma-glutamyl-gamma-aminobutyrate hydrolase family protein, translating into MSATTRPLIGINCDLVAATKLAPLQIRLHAGYFDAILAAGGLPIILPPLNKEPEIDALLDRVSGVVLTGGADMDPRRQGLPSHAAVQPMVERRENHDTMLIRKLMQRQIPTLGIGLGMQQLNVATGGSLYLHLPADQPKAMPHFDPSGGPHRHLVNVEPNTQLLEIYGSPELRVNSRHHQAINQVGNGFRIAAKAPDGVVEAIEWTSENWFCMGVQWHPESDTASALDMQLFECFVLASVRASQPLVGAA; encoded by the coding sequence ATGAGCGCGACTACCCGTCCGTTGATTGGGATCAATTGCGATCTCGTCGCCGCAACCAAACTCGCTCCGTTGCAAATTCGCTTGCACGCTGGATACTTCGACGCCATTTTAGCGGCCGGCGGCCTGCCGATTATCCTGCCGCCACTCAACAAAGAGCCGGAAATCGATGCCCTGCTCGACCGCGTCAGCGGTGTCGTTCTGACCGGCGGAGCGGACATGGACCCCCGCCGACAAGGTCTGCCATCGCACGCTGCCGTTCAGCCGATGGTCGAACGCCGCGAAAATCACGATACGATGCTGATTCGCAAGCTGATGCAGCGACAAATTCCGACCCTGGGAATTGGGCTGGGAATGCAGCAACTCAACGTCGCCACGGGTGGATCGCTGTACTTGCATCTGCCGGCGGATCAGCCGAAAGCGATGCCGCACTTTGATCCTTCGGGCGGACCCCATCGCCACTTGGTGAATGTGGAGCCGAATACGCAATTGCTGGAAATCTATGGCAGCCCGGAACTTCGGGTGAATTCGCGGCACCACCAAGCGATCAATCAAGTGGGCAACGGCTTCCGAATCGCCGCGAAAGCTCCGGATGGCGTCGTCGAGGCGATCGAATGGACGTCTGAGAATTGGTTCTGCATGGGTGTGCAATGGCACCCCGAATCGGACACCGCTTCCGCATTGGATATGCAATTGTTTGAATGCTTTGTCTTGGCATCGGTTCGCGCATCGCAACCGCTCGTGGGTGCGGCGTAA
- a CDS encoding 7-cyano-7-deazaguanine synthase: protein MKPATSNPEPTSWPPPPPHSAIAVLISGGLDSAVLLGESLQWFEAVFPVYISTGSYWESVERLYLDRFLNAVAQPKLRPLKVLRVPTDDLYDDHWSMTGVGSPHFDAPDEAVYLPGRNVILLSKAMIWCHLQGIPFLATAPLDANPFPDATPDFVTRYQSVVNQAIDGSVQIIRPYIQMNKVSVIRRGKHLPLQHTFSCVHPIHDQHCGACNKCAERQFAFRDAAVADPTHYARPRSEKDSLCSV, encoded by the coding sequence ATGAAACCTGCAACTTCCAATCCCGAACCGACCTCGTGGCCGCCCCCACCGCCGCATTCCGCGATTGCGGTTCTGATTAGTGGTGGCCTCGACTCTGCTGTACTTCTCGGCGAATCGCTTCAATGGTTTGAAGCGGTGTTCCCCGTTTACATATCGACAGGCTCCTATTGGGAATCGGTCGAGCGTCTTTATTTAGATCGCTTTTTGAATGCGGTGGCTCAACCGAAACTCCGACCGCTCAAAGTGTTGCGAGTTCCGACCGATGATCTCTACGACGATCACTGGAGTATGACCGGGGTTGGTTCCCCGCATTTTGACGCGCCCGATGAGGCCGTCTATCTCCCTGGTCGGAATGTGATTTTGCTTTCCAAGGCGATGATCTGGTGCCATCTGCAAGGCATCCCATTCTTGGCAACTGCCCCGCTGGACGCGAACCCCTTCCCCGACGCGACGCCCGATTTTGTGACGCGCTATCAGTCGGTGGTCAATCAAGCGATTGATGGCTCCGTTCAGATTATCCGCCCGTATATTCAGATGAATAAGGTGAGTGTGATTCGACGCGGTAAGCACCTCCCGCTTCAGCATACGTTTTCCTGTGTTCATCCCATTCACGATCAACATTGTGGCGCTTGTAATAAATGCGCGGAACGCCAGTTCGCGTTTCGAGATGCCGCGGTGGCCGATCCCACGCACTATGCCCGCCCCCGGAGCGAGAAAGATTCGTTATGTTCCGTGTAA
- a CDS encoding 6-pyruvoyl trahydropterin synthase family protein, producing the protein MFRVTREFEFCFGHRLLNYQGKCQNIHGHNGKAVITLGSKELDSLGMVIDFVQIKRVMKTWIDDTLDHKLLLQKDDPIIPYLQQHGLPVFPMDENPTTENIAKLIYEVAKSKGLPILEVTMWETEYSYATYTE; encoded by the coding sequence ATGTTCCGTGTAACTCGTGAATTTGAATTTTGCTTTGGCCATCGACTCCTGAATTATCAAGGAAAGTGCCAAAATATTCATGGCCACAACGGCAAAGCGGTCATCACGCTCGGTTCCAAAGAATTGGATTCGCTGGGCATGGTGATTGACTTCGTGCAGATCAAGCGCGTCATGAAAACTTGGATCGATGACACGCTAGATCACAAACTGTTGCTGCAAAAAGACGATCCGATTATTCCATACCTGCAACAGCACGGCTTGCCGGTGTTCCCCATGGATGAGAATCCCACCACGGAAAACATCGCCAAATTGATCTACGAAGTCGCTAAAAGCAAAGGGCTTCCCATCCTCGAAGTCACGATGTGGGAAACCGAATACAGCTATGCGACCTACACGGAATGA
- a CDS encoding PfaD family polyunsaturated fatty acid/polyketide biosynthesis protein gives MAPLNAFTTVGQSPAQLGFVPKFRSHPIGTWSADGSGIVLSDVQQLSSIQQTIARISEGLAIVQSDRGIELFRAGQGSFGAAPDRVNCLPLLAYLPPLSLRNLGSSEFCDDYGIRVPYVTGSMANGIASVEIVQAIARAGMLGFFGAAGLSLAAIEVAIERLQTSLGDTPFGINLIHSPNEMGHERDTVELFLNRGIRLIEASAFLDLTLPVIRYRLAGIHRDSQGKIVTPNRILAKVSRIEVATKFLSPPPERFVRELLESRIITPEQAELAKQIPVAQDITVEADSGGHTDNRPAITLFPTIVALRDRMQPLYGSAFPLRIGLAGGIATPRSTSAAFAMGAAYVVTGSVNQACVESGSSDVVRAMLAQAEQADVIMAPAADMFEMGVKVQVLKRGSMFAMRGAKLYELYRTYPSIESIPESERLTLEKQLFRAPLEEIWQQTIAYFQQRDPAQVQRGLADPKHKMALVFRWYLGQSSRWANRGDATRKLDYQVWCGPAMGAFNEWAKGSFLEQPKQRDVVTVAWNLLFGAAIVARETQLRAAGLDLPAHYYPTHPQTLAELQPLVPEMSA, from the coding sequence ATGGCACCATTGAACGCATTTACCACCGTCGGCCAATCCCCGGCGCAACTCGGCTTCGTGCCGAAATTCCGTTCCCATCCGATCGGAACCTGGAGTGCCGATGGCTCCGGAATCGTCCTGTCCGATGTGCAGCAACTTTCATCAATCCAACAGACGATTGCGCGGATTTCGGAAGGTTTGGCGATTGTACAATCCGACCGTGGAATTGAGTTGTTCCGCGCTGGCCAGGGGAGTTTCGGGGCGGCACCGGACCGCGTCAATTGTCTGCCGCTGCTCGCCTATTTGCCGCCGCTTTCGCTCCGAAACCTTGGCAGCAGCGAGTTTTGCGACGATTACGGGATTCGCGTCCCCTATGTGACCGGCTCGATGGCCAACGGGATTGCATCCGTCGAAATCGTTCAAGCGATTGCACGAGCGGGAATGCTCGGATTCTTTGGCGCGGCCGGTCTCTCACTGGCGGCCATCGAAGTCGCCATCGAACGATTGCAAACCAGTTTGGGCGACACCCCATTTGGCATCAATTTGATTCACAGCCCAAATGAGATGGGCCACGAACGCGACACCGTCGAATTATTCTTGAATCGTGGGATTCGACTAATCGAGGCATCTGCGTTTCTCGATTTGACCTTGCCGGTGATTCGCTACCGCTTGGCGGGCATCCATCGCGACTCGCAAGGCAAAATCGTGACGCCAAATCGAATTCTGGCCAAAGTCAGCCGAATCGAAGTCGCGACCAAATTCCTATCGCCACCGCCCGAACGATTTGTGCGCGAACTGCTCGAATCGCGAATCATCACCCCCGAACAAGCGGAACTCGCCAAGCAGATTCCCGTCGCACAAGACATTACGGTCGAAGCCGACTCCGGCGGACACACCGACAATCGTCCGGCGATCACGTTGTTTCCCACCATTGTTGCCCTCCGTGATCGAATGCAACCGCTGTACGGGTCAGCCTTTCCGCTTCGGATCGGCTTAGCTGGCGGCATCGCCACACCACGATCCACGAGCGCCGCGTTTGCCATGGGGGCGGCATATGTGGTCACAGGATCGGTCAATCAAGCGTGTGTCGAATCAGGCAGTTCGGATGTGGTTCGAGCAATGCTCGCCCAGGCCGAACAAGCCGATGTCATCATGGCCCCTGCGGCCGACATGTTCGAGATGGGTGTCAAAGTTCAAGTGCTCAAGCGTGGATCGATGTTTGCCATGCGTGGTGCGAAACTGTACGAACTCTATCGCACCTATCCGAGTATCGAATCGATCCCCGAATCCGAACGACTGACACTCGAAAAACAGTTGTTTCGTGCGCCACTCGAAGAAATTTGGCAACAAACCATCGCCTATTTCCAACAACGCGATCCCGCGCAAGTACAACGCGGACTTGCAGATCCGAAACACAAAATGGCGTTGGTGTTCCGCTGGTATCTCGGGCAATCCTCCCGCTGGGCCAACCGCGGCGATGCCACCCGAAAACTCGATTACCAAGTCTGGTGCGGTCCGGCCATGGGTGCGTTCAATGAATGGGCCAAAGGTTCGTTCTTGGAACAACCTAAACAGCGTGATGTTGTGACGGTTGCCTGGAATCTCTTGTTCGGGGCCGCAATCGTGGCCCGTGAAACGCAGTTGCGTGCCGCCGGTCTCGACCTCCCCGCGCACTACTACCCGACACACCCCCAGACGCTGGCAGAACTGCAGCCACTCGTTCCGGAGATGTCCGCATGA
- the solA gene encoding N-methyl-L-tryptophan oxidase produces the protein MSMIADVIVLGLGGMGSATVYELARRNLQVIGIEQFPAVHARGSSHGYTRIIREAYYEHPDYVPLVQRSMHSWQQLENQSGVSLLDRVPCVSIGPESGELIPGVRRSAAVHRLAIEDYSAVDFQAIAPMFRIPQDWRAIVEPRAGVLAVESCVRTYLHLAQQLGAELYFECPGVDWQIGSDGLITVETESATFTTRRLILTVGAWATRWLPTVPLTVMRQVQHWLPMPTDETWRTTDFPTFLLEAPNSYFYGIPQRFGSPGIKIAQHFGAPELQSPAQVDWEVREADFSPILQAVNQYLPDLQATPIASQVCMYTISPDLHFCLDQLHGAANVWFAAGFSGHGFKFAPVIAEVLADWCEFGTTQWPVEFLRTSRLAGS, from the coding sequence ATGTCGATGATCGCCGACGTGATTGTCTTGGGATTGGGTGGAATGGGGTCGGCGACGGTCTACGAACTGGCTCGCCGAAATCTGCAAGTCATTGGCATTGAACAGTTTCCGGCTGTCCATGCCCGAGGCAGTTCGCATGGGTATACGCGGATTATTCGAGAAGCCTATTACGAACACCCTGATTATGTGCCGCTGGTGCAACGATCGATGCATTCCTGGCAGCAATTGGAGAATCAATCGGGTGTCTCATTGCTCGACCGGGTGCCATGTGTCAGTATTGGGCCGGAATCCGGGGAGTTGATTCCTGGTGTGCGTCGGTCGGCTGCGGTGCATCGGCTGGCGATTGAAGACTATTCGGCGGTTGATTTTCAAGCAATCGCGCCGATGTTCCGCATTCCCCAGGATTGGCGTGCGATCGTCGAGCCGCGAGCCGGGGTGCTTGCGGTGGAGTCATGCGTTCGGACGTATCTCCATCTCGCACAACAGCTTGGAGCGGAACTTTACTTCGAATGTCCGGGCGTCGATTGGCAGATTGGATCGGATGGCCTGATTACCGTCGAGACCGAATCGGCCACGTTCACGACCCGCCGATTGATTCTCACCGTCGGTGCTTGGGCCACTCGGTGGCTGCCCACGGTCCCGTTGACCGTGATGCGACAAGTGCAACATTGGCTACCGATGCCCACGGACGAGACCTGGCGAACGACAGATTTCCCCACATTCTTGCTCGAAGCCCCGAATAGTTATTTTTACGGGATTCCGCAGCGATTCGGGTCGCCGGGAATCAAGATCGCCCAGCATTTTGGTGCCCCCGAACTCCAGTCGCCAGCACAAGTCGACTGGGAAGTCCGTGAGGCTGATTTTTCCCCGATTTTGCAAGCGGTAAATCAGTATCTCCCTGATCTACAGGCAACGCCGATCGCCTCCCAGGTCTGCATGTATACGATTTCTCCCGATTTGCATTTCTGCTTGGATCAACTCCACGGCGCGGCGAATGTCTGGTTTGCGGCAGGATTTTCCGGGCACGGTTTCAAGTTTGCTCCGGTGATTGCGGAAGTGCTGGCCGATTGGTGCGAATTCGGAACCACTCAATGGCCAGTTGAGTTTCTGAGGACAAGTCGGCTGGCGGGATCGTGA